Proteins encoded together in one Undibacterium sp. CCC3.4 window:
- the waaA gene encoding lipid IV(A) 3-deoxy-D-manno-octulosonic acid transferase, whose protein sequence is MRLLYSLAWGLSLPFALLRLWLRGRQEPGYRRHIGERFGAAGGVGDHPACLWVHAVSAGETRAAEPLIRALLSAYPQHQLLLTHMTATGRATGASLFADVAPRLRQVYLPYDINWMMRRFLRHHRPQLCILMETEVWPNLIAQCGKQAIPVCLVNARLSEKSLGKARRLAALMVPAAHALAIVGAQSQPDAERLLALGMTRMSITGNMKFDVTPPPLMAQHGAALRERLGRRQIFLCASTRDGEESLILDAWMRLTTSAPEKPLLIITPRHPQRFDEVAQLLMQRGLRTVRRSQLESDSSPMSDIDVLLGDSMGEMYMYYAAADLAFVGGSLVALGGHNLIEAFAMGKPALTGPHTFNFSEITDQAIAAGAAVRVADADAMLAQALALLAKTEPRHSMGQAAHAFFLHHQGATARTMALLQTFIK, encoded by the coding sequence ATGCGTCTACTCTATTCTCTGGCTTGGGGTCTGTCTCTGCCATTTGCCCTGCTCCGCTTATGGCTGCGCGGACGTCAGGAACCCGGTTATCGTCGGCATATCGGCGAGCGCTTCGGTGCTGCTGGCGGTGTCGGCGATCATCCGGCCTGCCTGTGGGTGCATGCCGTCTCGGCCGGCGAAACGCGCGCTGCCGAACCGCTGATCCGCGCTCTGCTATCGGCCTATCCGCAGCATCAGCTACTGCTCACACATATGACGGCGACCGGCCGGGCCACCGGTGCAAGCTTGTTTGCCGATGTGGCCCCGCGCTTGCGCCAGGTGTATTTGCCGTATGACATCAATTGGATGATGCGGCGTTTCCTGCGCCATCATCGCCCGCAACTATGTATCTTGATGGAAACTGAGGTCTGGCCGAATCTGATTGCACAATGTGGCAAACAGGCGATACCGGTGTGCCTGGTCAATGCCCGTTTATCAGAAAAATCACTGGGCAAGGCGCGCCGTTTAGCCGCCTTGATGGTGCCGGCCGCGCATGCTCTGGCCATCGTCGGTGCGCAATCACAGCCCGATGCCGAACGCTTGCTGGCACTCGGCATGACGCGCATGTCCATCACTGGCAATATGAAATTTGACGTTACCCCACCGCCCTTGATGGCGCAACATGGCGCGGCCTTGCGCGAGCGCTTGGGTCGACGTCAGATTTTTCTGTGCGCCAGCACTCGCGACGGCGAAGAAAGCCTGATACTCGACGCCTGGATGCGCCTGACTACCAGCGCGCCCGAAAAGCCACTGCTCATCATCACACCACGCCACCCGCAACGTTTCGATGAGGTGGCGCAATTGCTGATGCAACGCGGCCTGCGCACTGTCCGTCGTTCGCAACTGGAAAGCGACAGCAGCCCCATGAGCGACATTGATGTCTTGCTCGGCGACAGCATGGGCGAAATGTATATGTACTACGCAGCGGCCGATTTGGCCTTTGTCGGCGGCAGTCTGGTCGCGCTCGGCGGCCACAATTTGATTGAAGCCTTTGCCATGGGCAAGCCGGCCTTAACCGGTCCGCACACCTTCAATTTCTCGGAAATTACCGATCAAGCCATCGCCGCCGGTGCCGCCGTACGGGTGGCCGATGCCGATGCCATGCTGGCACAGGCTCTGGCCCTGCTGGCCAAGACCGAACCACGCCACAGCATGGGACAAGCGGCCCATGCCTTCTTTCTTCACCACCAAGGCGCGACGGCCAGAACCATGGCACTGTTACAAACCTTTATTAAATAA
- a CDS encoding adenosylcobalamin-dependent ribonucleoside-diphosphate reductase has product MAPQEISLDVLLEKYAKGTEASIHDVQVRVAKALASVEQEEAREFYEEQFLWAQQSGFVPAGRINSAAGMDLHATLINCFVQPVGDSVSSPTDGKPGIYAALADAAETMRRGGGVGYDFSSIRPKDALVRGTRSRASGPVSFMQVFNASCSTVESAGARRGAQMGVLRGDHPDILEFIRSKDQGGLSNFNISIGVTDEFMQAVASDADYALVHKAEPSESKKAAGAYRRDDGIWVYESIRARDLWDVVMKSTYDHAEPGILFLSRMNAENNLYYCETIEATNPCAEQPLPDYGCCCLGSVNLTRFVRAPFEAAASFDFPAFVEVVTVATRMLDNVLNATAWPLDRQEAEAMAKRRVGLGFLGLGSALVMLGIRYDSDDGREFARQVSEAMRDAAYLASADLASEKGAFPLFNSKNYLAGSFAQRLPKAVRAAIKKNGLRNSHLLSIAPTGTITLAFADNASNGIEPAFSWVYNRKKRMAVGDARIYEVADHAWRLYRHMGNDVSDDSKLPQQFVTALNMSASDHMKMLQVVQPYIDSAISKTVNVPADYPYADFQNLYMEAWQAGLKGLATYRPNSILGSVLSVAGAAPEASAAVENKVIADEDLLRRQFDGRPFGDLESVTSKVQYMTYEGRKTVYLTVSFIHVQGMVGGERVTIERPFEFFMPAGQKNDGQQWITASMRLLSMAARSGGSISKALADMREVVWDKGTVRCGTLTKDDGSQAPLFHESEVAAIGYSLQRILMKRGYLDAAGNQIPVHVLAERFRSRMQQYGLDDLAYEGDNAPISYVATGKKCPDCGAYALQKIDGCSRCVSCGYVGACG; this is encoded by the coding sequence ATGGCCCCACAGGAAATCTCCCTCGACGTCTTGCTCGAAAAATATGCTAAAGGCACAGAAGCCAGCATCCACGATGTGCAAGTCCGTGTTGCCAAAGCCTTGGCCAGCGTGGAGCAGGAAGAAGCACGCGAATTTTACGAAGAACAATTTTTATGGGCGCAGCAAAGCGGCTTCGTCCCGGCCGGGCGCATCAATTCTGCCGCCGGCATGGATTTGCACGCCACCCTGATCAATTGTTTCGTGCAACCGGTCGGCGATTCGGTTTCCAGCCCGACTGACGGCAAGCCCGGCATTTATGCTGCCTTGGCCGATGCCGCTGAAACCATGCGGCGCGGCGGTGGCGTCGGCTATGATTTTTCCAGCATTCGTCCGAAAGACGCCTTGGTGCGCGGTACCCGCTCACGCGCCTCTGGTCCGGTCTCGTTCATGCAAGTCTTCAATGCCTCCTGTTCCACCGTCGAATCAGCCGGTGCCCGCCGCGGTGCCCAGATGGGCGTATTGCGTGGCGATCACCCCGACATCCTCGAATTCATCCGTTCCAAAGACCAAGGCGGCCTGAGTAACTTCAATATCTCCATCGGTGTCACCGACGAATTCATGCAAGCCGTTGCCAGCGATGCTGATTACGCGCTGGTGCACAAGGCCGAACCGAGTGAAAGTAAGAAAGCAGCCGGCGCTTATCGCCGCGACGATGGCATCTGGGTGTATGAAAGCATACGCGCACGCGATTTGTGGGATGTTGTCATGAAGTCGACTTACGACCACGCCGAACCGGGCATCCTGTTCCTCTCGCGCATGAATGCGGAAAACAATCTGTACTACTGCGAAACCATCGAAGCCACCAATCCCTGCGCCGAACAACCCTTGCCCGATTACGGTTGCTGCTGCTTGGGTTCAGTCAACCTGACCCGCTTCGTGCGCGCCCCCTTCGAAGCGGCCGCCAGTTTCGACTTCCCCGCCTTCGTCGAAGTCGTCACGGTCGCCACGCGCATGCTCGACAATGTACTCAACGCCACGGCCTGGCCACTCGATCGCCAAGAAGCCGAAGCCATGGCCAAACGCCGCGTCGGCCTTGGCTTCCTCGGCCTCGGCAGCGCCTTGGTAATGCTCGGGATTCGCTATGACAGCGACGACGGCCGCGAATTTGCACGCCAAGTATCGGAAGCGATGCGCGACGCCGCGTATTTGGCTTCGGCTGATCTGGCCAGTGAAAAAGGCGCATTTCCCTTATTTAACAGCAAAAACTATTTGGCCGGCAGTTTCGCCCAACGCTTACCGAAAGCGGTACGCGCAGCGATCAAGAAAAACGGCTTGCGCAATTCGCATCTGCTCTCGATCGCGCCGACCGGTACCATCACCCTGGCCTTTGCTGACAATGCCTCCAATGGCATCGAGCCGGCATTTTCCTGGGTGTACAACCGTAAAAAACGCATGGCCGTCGGCGATGCGCGCATTTACGAAGTGGCCGATCACGCTTGGCGTTTGTATCGTCACATGGGCAACGATGTCAGCGATGACAGTAAATTGCCGCAGCAATTTGTTACGGCCCTCAATATGTCGGCCAGCGATCACATGAAGATGCTGCAAGTAGTGCAACCCTACATCGACTCGGCGATTTCCAAAACCGTCAATGTACCGGCCGATTATCCGTACGCCGACTTCCAAAATCTGTACATGGAAGCCTGGCAAGCCGGCCTCAAAGGTTTAGCCACGTATCGCCCTAACAGCATACTCGGCAGCGTGTTATCGGTGGCAGGTGCCGCACCGGAAGCGAGCGCCGCCGTCGAAAACAAAGTCATTGCCGACGAAGATTTATTGCGCAGACAATTCGATGGCCGACCATTCGGCGACCTCGAATCGGTCACCTCAAAAGTACAGTACATGACTTACGAAGGCAGAAAAACCGTCTACCTGACGGTCAGCTTCATTCATGTGCAAGGCATGGTCGGCGGCGAACGCGTAACGATAGAGCGACCGTTCGAATTCTTCATGCCGGCCGGGCAGAAAAACGATGGCCAACAATGGATTACTGCCAGCATGCGTTTGCTGTCGATGGCCGCGCGTTCCGGTGGTTCAATTTCCAAAGCCTTGGCCGACATGCGCGAAGTGGTGTGGGACAAAGGCACGGTACGCTGCGGCACCTTGACCAAGGACGATGGCAGCCAAGCGCCGCTGTTCCATGAATCGGAAGTCGCGGCGATCGGTTATTCCTTGCAACGCATCTTGATGAAACGCGGTTATCTCGATGCCGCCGGCAATCAGATTCCGGTGCATGTACTGGCCGAACGCTTCCGCTCGCGCATGCAGCAATACGGCCTCGACGACCTCGCATACGAGGGCGACAATGCCCCGATCAGCTATGTCGCCACCGGTAAAAAATGCCCGGACTGCGGCGCTTACGCCTTGCAAAAAATCGATGGCTGCAGCCGTTGCGTGTCTTGCGGGTATGTTGGTGCTTGTGGCTGA
- a CDS encoding MarR family winged helix-turn-helix transcriptional regulator produces the protein MTKKKDPENQDSGASQERPLLRIPNLEYGLLDHLLGFALRRAQNTLFMDFYRATADYEVSPQRFAALVLIAENKNIRQAQLAQALGLHRSGALRLVAWLSERGWVERHDDEIDARAWGVTLTKAGSAILRELSKAVQEHDRNIQGLLGDRGAQLKLDLELIAQNGLVDSAVRE, from the coding sequence ATGACGAAAAAAAAAGACCCTGAAAACCAGGATTCTGGTGCCAGCCAGGAACGGCCACTACTAAGAATTCCGAATCTTGAATATGGCCTTCTCGATCACTTGCTGGGATTTGCTTTGCGGCGGGCACAAAACACCTTGTTCATGGATTTCTACCGAGCAACGGCCGATTACGAAGTCAGCCCGCAACGTTTTGCCGCACTTGTTTTGATTGCGGAAAATAAAAACATCCGTCAAGCGCAACTTGCGCAAGCATTAGGATTGCATCGAAGCGGCGCACTCAGGCTGGTTGCCTGGCTTTCTGAGCGCGGTTGGGTAGAGCGACATGATGATGAAATTGACGCCCGCGCGTGGGGCGTGACGCTGACCAAAGCTGGCAGCGCCATCTTGCGTGAATTGAGCAAAGCGGTGCAGGAGCACGATCGCAATATTCAAGGCTTGCTTGGTGATCGCGGCGCGCAATTGAAGCTGGACCTGGAATTGATTGCGCAGAATGGCTTGGTTGACAGCGCTGTGAGGGAGTGA
- a CDS encoding flavin-dependent oxidoreductase, translating into MTQQRKILISGGGIGGLCTALALHAKGHQVTLCEATEVLKPLGVGINILPHAVAVLDELGVLEALKAMALETSALIFANRHGQTIYQDLRGIPAGYSHPQLSIHRGQLQMHLWHEAVKRIGQQHLHLGQKIRSVTQSAEQITAIAVLANGDEVEHSADLLIAADGIHSAIRKQFYPDEGAPKWNGMMMWRGTSRVQPFLDGRSMVQAGHRRAKFVVYPIEEPRADGTQLINWICDRRLREDGFGGALTAPSREDWNKPADISDLLPTFGHWKFEWLDIPAVLHGATQVLEWPMVDRDPLPRWRHGRVTLLGDAAHPMYPIGSNGATQAILDAKCLADYLATESSVEAALDEYERYRLPTCAEIVRLNRQEGLDAILDLVEERAPDGFSKLEDVIDPAEIKEIVTAYKKAAGHRVA; encoded by the coding sequence ATGACGCAACAAAGAAAAATTTTGATTTCCGGCGGTGGTATCGGCGGTCTGTGCACTGCTCTGGCGCTGCATGCGAAGGGGCATCAGGTCACTTTATGTGAGGCGACCGAAGTACTGAAACCTCTCGGTGTCGGCATCAATATCTTGCCGCATGCGGTAGCCGTGTTAGACGAACTGGGTGTGCTGGAAGCACTCAAAGCCATGGCGCTTGAGACCTCGGCCTTGATCTTCGCCAATCGCCATGGTCAGACGATTTATCAGGATTTGCGCGGCATCCCTGCCGGCTATTCCCACCCTCAACTGAGCATTCATCGCGGCCAACTGCAAATGCACTTGTGGCACGAGGCAGTGAAACGCATCGGCCAGCAGCACCTTCATCTCGGACAAAAGATTCGCTCAGTCACGCAAAGCGCCGAGCAGATTACGGCGATCGCTGTGTTAGCCAATGGCGACGAGGTCGAACACAGCGCAGACTTACTGATTGCAGCAGACGGGATTCATTCTGCCATCCGCAAACAGTTTTATCCCGACGAAGGGGCACCGAAGTGGAATGGCATGATGATGTGGCGCGGAACTAGCCGGGTCCAACCATTTTTGGATGGACGTTCGATGGTGCAAGCCGGGCATCGCCGCGCCAAGTTCGTGGTGTACCCAATTGAAGAGCCGCGTGCCGATGGTACGCAATTGATCAATTGGATTTGCGATCGGCGTCTACGCGAAGATGGCTTCGGTGGGGCTTTGACCGCGCCGTCACGTGAAGATTGGAATAAACCAGCCGACATCAGTGATCTGCTTCCTACATTTGGACACTGGAAATTTGAGTGGCTGGATATTCCTGCAGTATTGCATGGGGCGACGCAGGTGCTCGAATGGCCTATGGTTGACCGCGACCCCTTACCACGCTGGCGTCACGGTCGCGTGACTTTACTCGGTGACGCCGCCCACCCTATGTACCCGATTGGTTCTAACGGTGCCACTCAGGCGATCTTGGATGCCAAGTGTCTGGCAGATTATCTTGCTACCGAGTCGTCTGTTGAAGCCGCGCTCGATGAGTACGAACGCTATCGACTTCCTACCTGCGCTGAGATTGTTCGATTGAATCGCCAAGAAGGCTTGGATGCCATTCTCGATCTGGTGGAAGAACGTGCACCGGATGGTTTCAGTAAATTAGAAGACGTCATCGATCCGGCTGAAATTAAAGAGATTGTTACGGCCTACAAAAAGGCGGCAGGTCACCGCGTCGCTTAA
- a CDS encoding DUF1330 domain-containing protein — MNEVFVVAEIRITNPKSYADYLPLSTASVEKFGGEFLVRGGRRIQKEGADELHGTQWRTVIVRFPNAESASKWYDSQDYIAARTIRMANSDGRLFFVEGM; from the coding sequence ATGAATGAAGTATTTGTCGTTGCCGAGATACGGATTACTAATCCAAAAAGTTATGCGGATTACTTGCCCTTATCAACTGCCAGTGTAGAAAAATTTGGTGGGGAATTTCTGGTCCGGGGTGGCCGCCGGATCCAGAAAGAAGGGGCAGACGAACTGCATGGTACGCAGTGGCGAACTGTGATTGTGCGTTTTCCAAATGCTGAGAGTGCGAGCAAATGGTATGACTCGCAGGACTATATCGCCGCCAGAACGATACGCATGGCGAACTCGGATGGTCGACTGTTTTTCGTAGAAGGGATGTAA
- a CDS encoding MFS transporter has translation MLSTVETEGQGNLKASSPVQLLINAQPFSRYQKLIFAICFAIVLFDGFDTAVAGFLAVSLQNEWHISKQALAPVLTAALLGLSIGSLLAGPVADKYGRKIVIGMSVSFFGITCMASALVSNLDQLVVLRLLTGLGLGAALPNVVTLMSEYCPDKSRSFITNALFCGFPLGAALGGFISAWMIPHWGWRSVLVAGGLFPLLLSILIFSVLPESVKFLAAAGKSAKKIARILSKISAKEVQESDFLMADKTPHSVTAGLALMISRPYIVGTLMLWLTYFMGLMIFYSLINWLPILLKDTGIQAADASLISALFPLGGVGAILFGWLMDRFNPNIVVATGYALTAVLLYLIGHVSDSNIYLMLCVFAGGIMMNMSQVSLAALAAAFYPTEARVTGISWMLGIGRFGGVAGSFLIAELMRRNVDFTGILSSLSLAGLLAAIALMIKHFSSRPKI, from the coding sequence ATGTTAAGTACTGTAGAAACTGAAGGACAGGGGAATCTCAAGGCAAGTTCACCGGTTCAACTACTCATCAATGCCCAGCCGTTTTCACGCTACCAGAAGCTGATTTTTGCTATCTGTTTCGCGATTGTATTGTTCGATGGTTTTGATACGGCGGTCGCCGGATTTTTAGCCGTTTCGCTGCAAAATGAATGGCATATTTCCAAACAAGCGCTGGCACCAGTCCTGACTGCGGCGCTGCTTGGTTTGTCGATAGGCTCGCTGCTTGCCGGACCGGTCGCGGACAAATACGGACGAAAGATCGTCATTGGTATGTCAGTCAGCTTTTTTGGCATTACCTGCATGGCATCAGCCTTGGTCAGTAATTTAGACCAACTGGTGGTTTTGCGCTTACTGACAGGGCTGGGCTTAGGTGCAGCCTTACCCAATGTAGTTACCTTGATGAGCGAATATTGCCCCGACAAGAGCCGCTCATTTATAACCAATGCACTGTTTTGTGGCTTTCCATTGGGAGCAGCACTGGGAGGATTCATCTCTGCTTGGATGATCCCCCATTGGGGCTGGCGCAGCGTGTTAGTGGCTGGGGGTTTGTTCCCCTTGTTGTTATCGATACTGATCTTTAGCGTCTTGCCAGAATCGGTAAAATTTTTGGCGGCAGCCGGAAAGTCAGCCAAAAAAATCGCCCGTATTTTGAGTAAAATAAGCGCCAAAGAAGTGCAGGAATCTGATTTCCTCATGGCTGACAAAACGCCGCACTCCGTCACCGCCGGCTTGGCTTTGATGATTTCTCGACCTTACATCGTCGGTACGCTCATGCTGTGGTTGACGTATTTCATGGGACTGATGATTTTTTATTCGCTCATCAATTGGTTACCCATACTGCTCAAAGATACCGGCATACAAGCGGCCGACGCGTCGTTGATTTCCGCCCTGTTCCCCTTAGGTGGAGTCGGTGCCATCTTGTTTGGCTGGCTCATGGATAGATTCAACCCCAACATCGTTGTGGCAACTGGCTATGCCTTAACAGCGGTTCTTTTATATTTGATTGGCCATGTTTCTGACAGTAATATCTATCTGATGTTATGCGTATTTGCAGGCGGCATCATGATGAATATGTCGCAGGTTTCACTTGCCGCTTTAGCCGCAGCCTTCTATCCAACCGAGGCGCGCGTCACCGGCATTTCGTGGATGCTGGGAATTGGTCGGTTTGGCGGTGTTGCCGGATCATTTTTAATTGCCGAGCTAATGCGGCGCAATGTAGACTTTACCGGGATTTTGTCTTCATTATCTTTAGCTGGACTGCTTGCTGCCATTGCATTGATGATCAAGCATTTTTCCAGCAGGCCAAAAATCTGA